The genomic stretch GCCATCAACCTTTCATCAGCATAGAAAAAAAGTTTTTAGAGCCTGTTCTGGATTATCTGAATAGATTAGCATTGCTAGAAATTTTAGGACTAGTGGGTAATCTATCTCTACTTGTTGGTGTGATTGTCTTTATTGCTGGTGAGCAGGATAGACGAAATGCTGAAGTTTATCAGGCATGGCAAGTAGTTACAGCAGCCTATGACCAAGCTGGCAGTGGCGGCAGAAAAGAAGCTCTGGAATTCCTAAACTCAGAACCAAGGCGTATTCCCTGGTTTTGGTTGACCTGGCGGAGACAGAGCTTAGAGGGTTTAGAGGCTCCAAAAGCTTATTTGAGAGGAGTTCAGCTCTCTGATGCGGAGCTAGTTAACGCTAATTTACAACAAGCTAATTTATTTGCAGCTAATTTACAGAAAGCTAATTTATATGCAGCTAAATTACAGAAAGCTGATTTATCTAAAGCTAATTTAAAAGACGCTCGTCTATATAGAGCGAATTTACAGGGAGCTAGTTTATCTGAAGCTCAGTTACAGAAAGCTCGTTTATATAGAGCGAATTTACAACAAGCTATTTTAGATGCAGCTAATTTACATAACGCTAGTTTATTAGTAACTAATTTACAGCAATCTTATTTAGAGGAAGCTAACTTACAGAAAGCTATTTTATTTAAAGCTAATTTATCAGGAGCTGATTTATCAGGAGCTGATTTACAGCAAGCTCGTTTCTCTAGAACTAATTTACAGGAAGCTGATTTATCGGGAGCTAATTTAAAGGAAACTGATTTATCTAGAGCTAATTTACAAGACGCACTTTATTCAGACGAAACAACATCGGAAGCTGCATGTGAAATACTTTACATTACCTATCCTTGTCCCACGATATTTCCTGAAGGTTTTGACCCTAAAGCTGCTGGCATGAAGTTAATCAAGGAAGAGGAAGATATACCTGAAGGATAATTCTTAAGATTCAACACTATAGATTGAGGAATTGAGTGGGAGATACTTTCAAGTCAAGTACTTCCTTGCAAAAACTATAAGGATTCTGAAGCTTACTGACAAGATAGGGGTCAATTTTAGTTATACTCTTACTGTCCACCAGACCAGTCTACTTTGTCTAGTAATCATTGAGATAATGGGGAATTATTCAGGCGATCGCTACCCTATCCTAATTCCCCGCTAAGGTATACTATGGTCATGATAGTGTTGCAACGATCCTAAGCTATTACTCTACCTCCTCCCAGCCTTCGATAACCGCCATCAGAATATTCACTACCGGATGGTCAATCGATTCCTTGAATGCATCTACTCCTCCAGCTTTCAGGGAATTGATTACCTTAACTTTTAGTGTTGGGTTATTCTCAATTTGGTCAAGAACTTCAGCTACAACTATCATCTTCTCTTTGTTTGTTGTAGTGGGATTAGTCTGGGAGACTTGGTTTAGAAGTTGTTGGATTTCTGCTGCTGCTTCAACTAGGGTTTGCTTATGCTCGTTGGCTATTGATAGATCAGCAGTTACAGAATTTTCAGCTATGCCTCCTATATTTCCAGCGTTATAAACACTCTTACTAAGATTATTGAAACCGAATATCTTGCTATCTCCAGGCATAATAAAATGTTCTCCTTGATTAATGAAACACTTACTTTTTAGAGTAAAGCACACCAATCGTGTGTTTAGACACAAACTGATTGGGTTTTTCGTTTTCGTCTAGGGACACCCAGATCGATTCATTCAGGTTAGCAGCTATGTTGTCTTGATATTGTTGATAATGTTGATCCTTAAGGTTAAAAGAAGCCATGTACTTCAAGT from Moorena sp. SIOASIH encodes the following:
- a CDS encoding pentapeptide repeat-containing protein; amino-acid sequence: MFKCHQPFISIEKKFLEPVLDYLNRLALLEILGLVGNLSLLVGVIVFIAGEQDRRNAEVYQAWQVVTAAYDQAGSGGRKEALEFLNSEPRRIPWFWLTWRRQSLEGLEAPKAYLRGVQLSDAELVNANLQQANLFAANLQKANLYAAKLQKADLSKANLKDARLYRANLQGASLSEAQLQKARLYRANLQQAILDAANLHNASLLVTNLQQSYLEEANLQKAILFKANLSGADLSGADLQQARFSRTNLQEADLSGANLKETDLSRANLQDALYSDETTSEAACEILYITYPCPTIFPEGFDPKAAGMKLIKEEEDIPEG